In a genomic window of Nocardiopsis mwathae:
- a CDS encoding ATP-binding cassette domain-containing protein, with product MSESAALATPHRQHPQAPPVVIARNLTKVYGSGDSAVRALDDVSVEFTRGAFTAIMGPSGSGKSTLMHTLAGLDTATSGTVHLGRTDITRLKDKQLTLLRRDRIGFIFQSFNLLPMLTAEQNILLPAQIAKRGTDRERFDHIIKVVGLENRLHHLPSKLSGGQQQRVAVARALLGAPEVVYADEPTGNLDSRSGAEVLAFLRDSARELGQTIVMVTHDPVAASYADRVVFLRDGRLVDEVHAPTAETVLDRLVKLEA from the coding sequence GTGAGCGAAAGCGCCGCACTGGCCACGCCGCACCGACAGCACCCGCAAGCCCCGCCCGTGGTGATCGCCCGTAATCTCACCAAGGTGTACGGCAGCGGGGACTCGGCGGTCCGCGCCCTGGACGACGTGTCGGTGGAGTTCACCCGCGGCGCGTTCACCGCGATCATGGGCCCCTCCGGATCGGGCAAGTCCACCCTCATGCACACCCTGGCCGGACTGGACACCGCCACCTCCGGCACCGTCCACCTCGGCCGCACCGACATCACCCGCCTCAAGGACAAGCAGCTCACCCTCCTGCGCCGCGACCGCATCGGCTTCATCTTCCAGTCCTTCAACCTCCTGCCCATGCTCACCGCCGAGCAGAACATCCTCCTGCCCGCCCAGATCGCCAAACGCGGCACCGACCGCGAGCGCTTCGACCACATCATCAAGGTCGTCGGCCTGGAGAACCGGCTGCACCACCTGCCCTCCAAGCTGTCGGGCGGCCAGCAGCAGCGCGTGGCCGTGGCCCGCGCCCTGCTCGGCGCCCCCGAGGTCGTCTACGCCGACGAGCCCACCGGCAACCTCGATTCGCGCTCCGGCGCCGAGGTCCTGGCCTTCCTGCGCGACTCGGCCCGCGAGCTGGGCCAGACCATCGTCATGGTCACCCACGACCCCGTCGCCGCCTCCTACGCCGACCGGGTCGTCTTCCTGCGCGACGGCCGCCTGGTCGACGAGGTCCACGCCCCCACCGCCGAGACCGTGCTCGACCGCCTCGTGAAGCTGGAGGCCTGA
- a CDS encoding YqeB family protein yields the protein MSRPENTTVVREHVWWIGLPLIGAGLGWLLRSVAGWVASLEWAPFQGPFKLVAALPEPVATIGALALGAAAGLVLAVLWWAESLTVTVTDDGVELKRGDSAQDFRRSSVHAAFLDGGHLVLLGGGTRELAREKCDLDAAALAGAFTARGYAWLADGDPHREEFRRWVEGAPELSASADALFRARQRALEEKDGDDAAELRRELAKLGIVVREEKKRQYWRAADTGDRP from the coding sequence ATGAGCCGCCCCGAGAACACCACCGTCGTCCGCGAGCACGTGTGGTGGATCGGCCTGCCCCTGATCGGCGCCGGACTCGGCTGGCTGCTGAGGTCCGTCGCCGGGTGGGTGGCATCCCTGGAATGGGCGCCGTTCCAAGGCCCGTTCAAGCTCGTCGCCGCCCTGCCCGAACCCGTCGCCACCATCGGCGCCCTCGCACTGGGCGCGGCGGCCGGACTGGTCCTGGCCGTGCTGTGGTGGGCCGAGAGTCTGACGGTCACCGTGACCGACGACGGGGTCGAGCTGAAGCGCGGCGACAGCGCCCAGGACTTCCGGCGCTCCTCGGTGCACGCGGCCTTCCTCGACGGCGGACACCTCGTGCTGCTCGGCGGCGGCACCCGCGAGCTGGCCCGGGAGAAGTGCGACCTGGACGCCGCGGCCCTGGCGGGCGCGTTCACCGCCCGCGGATACGCGTGGCTGGCCGACGGCGACCCCCACCGCGAGGAGTTCCGGCGCTGGGTCGAGGGCGCCCCCGAGCTGTCCGCGTCGGCCGACGCCCTGTTCCGGGCCCGCCAGCGCGCACTGGAGGAGAAGGACGGGGACGACGCCGCCGAGCTCCGCCGCGAACTCGCCAAGCTCGGCATCGTCGTCCGGGAGGAGAAGAAGCGCCAGTACTGGCGTGCCGCCGACACCGGCGACCGCCCCTGA
- a CDS encoding response regulator transcription factor, with protein sequence MTSPGTQHIRVLIVDDDPLLRAGLAMMLGGAPDIEVVAEAGDGTEVASAVDRHAPDVVLMDIRMPAMDGLAATEALRARTRAPEVVILTTFDADTHVLRALRAGAAGFVLKDTPPAEIVEAVRRVATGEPVLSPAVTRRLIDRVTESDEDLRRRRARERLTLLNEREREVAVAIGGGRSNAEIAASLYMSVPTVKSHVSRILTKLDLNNRVQVALLAHDAGLLDGAD encoded by the coding sequence ATGACCTCACCCGGGACCCAGCACATCCGCGTGCTCATCGTCGACGACGACCCCCTGCTCCGCGCCGGACTCGCCATGATGCTGGGAGGCGCCCCCGACATCGAGGTGGTCGCCGAGGCCGGCGACGGAACCGAGGTCGCCTCAGCGGTCGACCGGCACGCGCCGGACGTCGTCCTCATGGACATCCGGATGCCGGCCATGGACGGCCTGGCCGCCACCGAGGCCCTGCGCGCCCGCACCCGCGCGCCCGAGGTCGTCATCCTGACCACCTTCGACGCCGACACCCACGTGCTGCGCGCCCTGCGTGCGGGCGCCGCCGGATTCGTCCTCAAGGACACCCCGCCCGCCGAGATCGTCGAGGCCGTGCGGCGGGTGGCCACGGGCGAACCCGTGCTGTCCCCGGCGGTCACCCGCCGCCTGATCGACCGGGTCACCGAGTCCGACGAGGACCTGCGCCGCCGCCGGGCCCGGGAACGCCTCACCCTGCTCAACGAGCGGGAGCGCGAGGTGGCCGTGGCCATCGGCGGCGGCCGCTCCAACGCCGAGATCGCCGCGAGCCTGTACATGAGCGTGCCGACGGTCAAGTCGCACGTCTCGCGCATCCTCACCAAGCTCGACCTGAACAACCGGGTCCAGGTCGCCCTGCTCGCCCACGACGCCGGCCTGCTCGACGGCGCCGACTGA
- a CDS encoding FtsX-like permease family protein produces MLRTTLAGLRMHKGRLITTALAIILGVMFVSGTLVFTGTLKESFSSQVMGSADKLSAIVEPESTPHQAPDAEPDLLPSSTLDDIRDLSEVDKADGVIKADAPLLDKDGRAVGTFPTKGISVGEVTRYDATAGRLPTAGDEVALATNIAAETGYEIGDKAEVLDPDGEKHTFTVTGLIDVGVDQELAFMGALAFTHDTAVRMTGVSDYSEIDVIGTDGTDDSAVASAVEKAAGSGAEVMTGQEKGEALAKAAGAQADVMATALMLFALISVFVAGIVIYNTFAILIAQRQREMALLRCVGAHRGQVFGSVLTEALVVGLVASALGVLAGIGLGYGAFQLGGEAIGGDGAPAALVVSPSAVIVGMLVGTLMTLFAALVPALRATRVPPLAALRTSAVAHGLDKGFGWKRIAGAAVFFLASGGLIPLAMDAKGQDGLTLTAVSGILAFIGVVIIGPLLVRAVVTAVGVPMRRIGVPSMLAADNARRSPKRAATAMIALTVGATLITGYSVISASVSKTMTEMMDRQFPVDYQVTQQVSLDGDGNGRGIPEAVVDRLEASPKIATVIGQRSTDVEGEDGYTPVSAYDGATLGTDIKSDVEAGDLADLGPGKAVLSDDTATGGSGVGDTYTLRTEKGERSFEIVAITKDSPQMWGVTLDPDDFAADFPGVSGYRQVSVKGAESAPSDEVRDAVYAAVDDDPTLQVASVAQVKKQFDDMLNMAFLVIAAMLGLAIIIAVFGIANTMALSVLERTRESALLRALGLSKAQLRRMLSLEAVLLCLIGAGVGIGLGVLFGWVAGAASFQGMQFALPAGQIAVFIAVAVVAGLLASVLPGRKAAKTSITGALASE; encoded by the coding sequence GTGCTGCGCACCACCCTGGCCGGCCTGCGCATGCACAAGGGCCGCCTGATCACCACCGCCCTGGCCATCATCCTCGGCGTCATGTTCGTCTCCGGCACCCTCGTCTTCACCGGAACCCTCAAGGAGAGCTTCAGCAGCCAGGTCATGGGCTCCGCGGACAAGCTCTCCGCGATCGTGGAGCCGGAGAGCACGCCGCACCAGGCCCCGGACGCCGAGCCGGACCTGCTGCCGAGCTCGACCCTCGACGACATCCGCGACCTGTCCGAGGTCGACAAGGCCGACGGCGTCATCAAGGCCGACGCCCCGCTCCTGGACAAGGACGGCCGCGCCGTCGGCACCTTCCCGACCAAGGGCATCTCGGTCGGTGAGGTCACCCGCTACGACGCGACCGCGGGGCGCCTGCCCACGGCGGGCGACGAGGTCGCCCTGGCCACCAACATCGCCGCCGAGACCGGTTATGAGATCGGGGACAAGGCCGAGGTCCTCGACCCCGACGGTGAGAAGCACACCTTCACCGTGACCGGCCTCATCGACGTCGGCGTCGACCAGGAGCTCGCCTTCATGGGCGCGCTCGCCTTCACCCACGACACGGCCGTGCGGATGACCGGTGTCTCCGACTACAGCGAGATCGACGTCATCGGCACCGACGGTACCGACGACAGCGCCGTCGCCTCCGCCGTGGAGAAGGCCGCCGGCAGCGGCGCCGAGGTCATGACCGGCCAGGAGAAGGGCGAGGCCCTGGCCAAGGCGGCAGGCGCCCAGGCCGATGTCATGGCCACCGCCCTCATGCTCTTCGCCCTGATCTCGGTCTTCGTCGCCGGGATCGTCATCTACAACACCTTCGCCATCCTCATCGCCCAGCGCCAGCGCGAGATGGCCCTGCTGCGCTGCGTCGGCGCCCATCGCGGCCAGGTCTTCGGCAGCGTGCTCACCGAAGCGCTCGTCGTCGGCCTGGTGGCCTCGGCTCTGGGCGTGCTCGCCGGCATCGGCCTGGGCTACGGCGCCTTCCAGCTCGGCGGCGAAGCCATCGGCGGCGACGGCGCCCCGGCCGCGCTGGTCGTCAGCCCGTCGGCGGTCATCGTCGGCATGCTCGTCGGCACCCTGATGACGCTGTTCGCGGCGCTGGTCCCGGCGCTGCGCGCCACCCGCGTGCCGCCGCTGGCGGCGCTGCGCACCAGCGCGGTGGCGCACGGCCTGGACAAGGGCTTCGGGTGGAAGCGGATCGCCGGTGCCGCGGTGTTCTTCCTGGCCTCCGGCGGACTGATCCCCCTGGCGATGGACGCCAAGGGGCAGGACGGCCTGACGCTGACCGCCGTGTCCGGCATCCTCGCCTTCATCGGCGTGGTCATCATCGGCCCGCTGCTGGTCCGCGCCGTGGTCACGGCCGTGGGCGTTCCGATGCGCAGGATCGGCGTGCCCAGCATGCTCGCCGCCGACAACGCGCGGCGCAGTCCCAAACGCGCCGCCACCGCCATGATCGCGCTCACCGTCGGCGCCACCCTCATCACCGGCTACTCCGTCATCAGCGCGTCGGTCTCCAAGACGATGACCGAGATGATGGACAGGCAGTTCCCGGTGGACTACCAGGTCACCCAGCAGGTCAGCCTGGACGGCGACGGAAACGGCCGCGGCATCCCGGAGGCGGTCGTCGACCGCCTGGAGGCCTCCCCGAAGATCGCCACGGTCATCGGCCAGCGCAGCACCGACGTGGAGGGCGAGGACGGCTACACCCCGGTCTCCGCCTATGACGGCGCCACCCTCGGTACCGACATCAAGTCCGACGTGGAGGCCGGCGACCTGGCCGACCTGGGCCCGGGGAAGGCCGTCCTGTCGGACGACACGGCCACCGGCGGATCGGGCGTGGGGGACACCTACACCCTGCGGACCGAGAAGGGCGAGCGCTCCTTCGAGATCGTCGCGATCACCAAGGACTCCCCGCAGATGTGGGGCGTGACCCTGGACCCGGACGACTTCGCCGCGGACTTCCCCGGCGTCAGCGGGTACCGGCAGGTCTCGGTCAAGGGCGCCGAGTCGGCGCCCAGCGACGAGGTGCGCGACGCGGTCTACGCCGCCGTCGACGACGACCCGACGCTGCAGGTCGCGTCGGTCGCCCAGGTCAAGAAGCAGTTCGACGACATGCTCAACATGGCGTTCCTGGTCATCGCGGCCATGCTCGGCCTGGCGATCATCATCGCGGTGTTCGGCATCGCCAACACCATGGCGCTCTCCGTGCTGGAGCGCACCCGCGAGTCGGCGCTGCTGCGGGCGCTGGGACTGTCCAAGGCGCAGCTGCGGCGGATGCTCAGCCTGGAGGCCGTCCTGCTCTGCCTGATCGGCGCGGGCGTGGGCATCGGGCTCGGTGTCCTGTTCGGCTGGGTCGCGGGCGCAGCCTCGTTCCAGGGCATGCAGTTCGCCCTGCCGGCCGGGCAGATCGCGGTCTTCATCGCGGTCGCGGTCGTCGCCGGCCTGCTGGCCTCGGTGCTGCCGGGCCGCAAGGCCGCGAAGACCTCGATCACCGGGGCGCTCGCCAGCGAGTAG
- a CDS encoding sensor histidine kinase, whose protein sequence is MFHGEEEKLRRAFGERPTRLWKWWWDRRYRFADWFYAITLWPWIILSSAASQSGMAAPVMRLLDGPVAWPLQLVAIGLVVLLFPALTALAILFRRTRPELLLIAAAVMLFVFGSGVAAAIALYSYAAWFSDRRRLAAWTLTMVIGAAVAYSFSETPVFLTLSVWIVFIALPLTIGLWVGTRRQLVDNLKERAERLEREQHLMADRAITAERTRIAREMHDVVAHRVSLMVLHAGGLEVSASDPTTVETAGLIRSTGREALSELREILGVLRDDPAADAPTAPQPVLSDLARLISEWRTAGMRIEWRTTGSPRPLPAQVERTAFRTVQEALTNAGKHAPGGAVTVRMDYGEDNLEIVVTNEPRRDTAGPCSEPPPSSGYGLAGLRERISLVGGDLSAGPYPDGGWQVRAILPVGTQESEETGERG, encoded by the coding sequence ATGTTCCATGGAGAGGAAGAGAAGCTGCGGCGCGCGTTCGGGGAGCGCCCGACGCGGCTCTGGAAGTGGTGGTGGGACCGCCGCTACCGGTTCGCCGACTGGTTCTACGCGATCACCCTCTGGCCGTGGATCATCCTGTCCTCCGCCGCATCGCAGTCGGGGATGGCCGCTCCGGTGATGCGCCTGCTGGACGGACCCGTGGCGTGGCCGTTGCAGTTGGTGGCGATCGGCCTGGTGGTGCTGCTGTTCCCCGCGCTGACGGCGCTGGCGATCCTGTTCCGCCGTACCCGCCCCGAGCTGCTGCTGATAGCCGCGGCCGTGATGCTCTTCGTGTTCGGCAGCGGGGTGGCGGCCGCGATCGCCCTGTACTCGTATGCCGCCTGGTTCTCCGACCGGCGGCGGTTGGCGGCCTGGACCCTGACCATGGTCATCGGGGCGGCCGTCGCCTACTCCTTCAGCGAGACGCCCGTCTTCCTCACCCTGAGCGTGTGGATCGTGTTCATCGCGCTCCCCCTCACCATCGGGCTGTGGGTGGGCACCCGCCGCCAGCTCGTCGACAACCTCAAGGAGCGCGCCGAGCGGCTGGAGCGCGAACAGCACCTGATGGCCGACCGCGCCATCACCGCCGAACGCACCCGCATCGCCCGGGAGATGCACGACGTCGTCGCCCACCGGGTCAGCCTGATGGTGCTGCACGCCGGCGGACTGGAGGTGTCCGCCTCCGACCCGACGACCGTCGAGACCGCCGGGCTGATCCGCAGCACCGGCCGCGAGGCCCTCTCCGAGCTCCGCGAGATCCTCGGCGTGCTGCGCGACGACCCCGCCGCCGACGCGCCCACCGCCCCGCAGCCGGTCCTCTCCGACCTCGCCCGGCTGATCTCCGAATGGCGGACGGCCGGAATGCGGATCGAGTGGCGTACCACGGGATCCCCGCGCCCGCTGCCCGCCCAGGTGGAGCGCACCGCGTTCCGCACGGTGCAGGAGGCGCTGACCAACGCCGGAAAGCACGCCCCCGGCGGCGCGGTCACGGTCCGCATGGACTACGGCGAGGACAACCTGGAGATCGTCGTCACCAACGAGCCGCGCCGCGACACCGCCGGCCCGTGCTCGGAACCTCCGCCCAGCAGCGGATACGGGCTGGCCGGGCTGCGCGAGCGCATCAGTCTGGTCGGCGGCGACCTGTCCGCGGGCCCGTACCCGGACGGCGGGTGGCAGGTTCGCGCTATCTTGCCGGTGGGGACGCAGGAGTCTGAGGAGACAGGGGAACGCGGGTGA
- a CDS encoding histidine kinase, which yields MEGPDPRPAHRRRLRDRCVDAALFACAVLFGLLVLLERSGPPPWPQWLVAVEYALGALSCLALWLRRRWPVALAVVLVVLASAIELVAGAALVALFTVAVHRPWRTTAAVAGLSVALGAVVVALHSGPVMPRALDELLGTSILLGLVGWGLFIRHRRQLVLSLRDRAERAETEARLRAEQAQLLAREQIAREMHDILGHRLSLLSVHAGALEFRPDARPEDIARTAGVIRESAHQALQDLREVIGVLRAPTEELPQPTFADVRGLVAESSRAGTPVELDEDITGTVPDTVGRTAYRIVQEALTNARKHAPGAPVHVALAGRPGEGLTVEVRNPLRGGGPRAGTPVPAGAPAAKAGHGLLGLAERAAIVGGRLRHGPTTSGDFRVEAWLPWPA from the coding sequence CCGGCGCAGACTGCGCGACCGGTGCGTCGACGCCGCACTGTTCGCCTGCGCGGTGCTCTTCGGGCTGCTGGTCCTCCTGGAACGCAGCGGCCCGCCCCCGTGGCCGCAGTGGCTGGTGGCCGTCGAGTACGCCCTCGGCGCCCTGAGCTGCCTGGCCCTGTGGCTGCGGCGCCGGTGGCCGGTCGCCCTCGCGGTCGTGCTCGTCGTCCTGGCCAGCGCCATCGAACTGGTGGCCGGAGCCGCGCTGGTGGCGCTGTTCACCGTCGCGGTGCACCGGCCCTGGCGGACCACCGCCGCCGTCGCCGGGCTGTCCGTCGCCCTCGGCGCCGTCGTCGTCGCGCTGCACTCCGGCCCGGTCATGCCGCGCGCCCTCGACGAGCTGCTGGGCACCAGCATCCTGCTGGGGCTGGTCGGCTGGGGCCTGTTCATCCGCCACCGGCGCCAGCTCGTGCTGTCCCTGCGCGACCGCGCCGAGCGCGCCGAGACCGAGGCCCGCCTCCGCGCGGAACAGGCGCAGCTGCTGGCCCGCGAGCAGATCGCCCGCGAGATGCACGACATCCTGGGCCACCGCCTCTCCCTGCTCAGCGTGCACGCCGGTGCGCTGGAGTTCCGGCCCGACGCCCGCCCCGAGGACATCGCCCGCACCGCCGGGGTCATCCGGGAGAGCGCCCACCAGGCCCTCCAGGACCTGCGCGAGGTCATCGGCGTGCTGCGCGCCCCCACCGAGGAGCTGCCCCAGCCCACCTTCGCCGACGTACGCGGGCTCGTCGCCGAGTCCTCCCGCGCCGGGACACCGGTCGAGCTCGACGAGGACATCACCGGAACCGTCCCCGACACCGTCGGCCGCACCGCCTACCGCATCGTCCAGGAGGCACTCACCAACGCCCGCAAGCACGCGCCCGGCGCCCCCGTCCATGTCGCCCTCGCGGGACGGCCCGGGGAGGGGCTGACCGTCGAGGTCCGCAATCCCCTTCGCGGCGGCGGTCCACGGGCGGGCACGCCCGTGCCCGCCGGGGCGCCCGCCGCGAAGGCCGGCCACGGCCTGCTCGGACTGGCCGAGCGCGCCGCCATCGTCGGCGGGCGCCTGCGCCACGGCCCCACGACCTCCGGCGACTTCCGGGTCGAGGCCTGGCTACCCTGGCCCGCATGA
- a CDS encoding response regulator, translating into MIRTILIDDEQLVRSGLKMILDSADDIEVVGEGADGAEAVRLARQLAPDVVLLDIRMPGVDGLTAAAELTALPNPPKVVLLTTFDLDEYVHRALRAGAVGFLLKDTPPRDLISAVRTIDEGNAMLAPSVTKRMLERFAAPASDEAPVAAKRLEVLSDRERDVLVAIARGMSNAEVGRELGMREATVKAHVSRILSKLGMTNRVQAAILAHDAGWV; encoded by the coding sequence GTGATCCGCACGATACTGATCGACGACGAGCAGCTGGTGCGCTCGGGGCTGAAGATGATCCTGGACTCGGCCGACGACATCGAGGTCGTCGGCGAGGGGGCCGACGGCGCCGAGGCGGTCCGCCTGGCCCGTCAGCTGGCGCCCGACGTCGTCCTGCTCGACATCCGGATGCCGGGCGTCGACGGGCTGACCGCCGCCGCCGAGTTGACGGCCCTGCCGAACCCGCCCAAAGTCGTCCTGCTCACCACCTTCGACCTGGACGAGTACGTGCACCGCGCGCTGCGTGCGGGGGCCGTGGGCTTCCTGCTCAAGGACACCCCGCCGCGCGACCTGATCTCGGCCGTGCGGACGATCGACGAGGGCAACGCCATGCTCGCGCCCAGCGTCACCAAGCGCATGCTGGAGCGTTTCGCCGCACCCGCGTCCGACGAGGCGCCGGTGGCCGCCAAGCGGTTGGAGGTGCTGAGCGACCGCGAGCGCGACGTGCTCGTCGCCATCGCCCGCGGCATGTCCAACGCCGAGGTCGGCCGCGAACTGGGGATGCGCGAGGCCACGGTCAAGGCACACGTCAGCCGCATCCTCTCCAAGCTCGGCATGACCAACCGGGTGCAGGCGGCCATCCTCGCCCACGACGCCGGGTGGGTATAG
- a CDS encoding glycoside hydrolase, whose translation MAEEPHEHRATSAAPPPAATDSARPPRPRPGRLLAGIAACVGVGVAVPLAVAAAAQPAAAPVRVEDGSVIVPIRGGDAVVDTATLAVTARPDTDGGPRTLSESAEQDLGEPGDVAVDGDGAHWSYPDLGLEATATAEQGRLAVELRSTAEAAADTTLTWPVTGTDPAASAVDFPRGEGLSVPLDDDFWNSEDAGLAGTDIDMSSGLTMPFWGIDLGGLGAAYSVGDDGIGTLLRFVSDGGRLSNEAEHTFSGASGTLDYAVTIALTGAEPTAAAADYRSLLKERGRLGSLRAKIAANPEVQKLIGAFHAYTWGAGSRAEGIARMRELGIGRMWLGYDPESAPMDAEAVGAADDAGYLVGPYDSWANAQDPADSDTALSVWPDGVYPRDCVIEADGTPKTGFGGRGCYLSSQAVADGDELRESIAERVRDLTANGATGYFLDVDAAGELFDDHSPDHPMTQARDRDNRIERMRGLTEDDGLVLGSESAVGWANEVIAFDHGSSTPVADGLWAAQRDRESWGAWAPASGPKFFFKPATLPEPVATAMFDPAYRVPLYQTVLHDSVIGTDRWELPLYKLPDRKRDRVLLAMLYNTPINLVLNDDELDAHGEEIAELQNYFQPLHEAAATEPMTGFAYLSDDHLVQRTGFGDGALTVTANFGDAADPGTGLPGGCVEASVDGGAPRRLCPEAA comes from the coding sequence ATGGCAGAAGAACCGCATGAGCACCGCGCGACCTCCGCAGCGCCTCCGCCCGCAGCCACCGACTCCGCCCGCCCGCCGCGGCCCCGCCCCGGCCGACTGCTGGCCGGGATCGCCGCCTGCGTCGGCGTGGGTGTGGCCGTGCCGCTGGCCGTCGCAGCGGCCGCACAGCCCGCCGCCGCACCGGTCCGAGTCGAGGACGGATCGGTCATCGTTCCCATCCGAGGCGGCGACGCCGTGGTCGACACGGCCACGCTGGCCGTCACCGCCCGGCCCGACACGGACGGCGGCCCGCGCACCCTGTCCGAATCCGCCGAGCAGGACCTGGGCGAACCCGGCGACGTCGCGGTCGACGGCGACGGCGCCCACTGGTCCTACCCCGACCTCGGGCTGGAGGCCACGGCGACCGCCGAGCAGGGCCGCCTCGCCGTCGAGCTGCGCTCCACCGCCGAGGCCGCCGCCGACACCACCCTCACCTGGCCGGTGACCGGCACCGACCCCGCCGCCTCCGCCGTGGATTTCCCCCGCGGGGAGGGCCTGTCGGTCCCGCTCGACGACGACTTCTGGAACTCCGAGGACGCCGGGCTGGCCGGGACGGACATCGACATGAGTTCCGGGCTGACCATGCCCTTCTGGGGGATCGACCTGGGCGGGCTCGGCGCCGCCTACAGCGTGGGCGACGACGGCATCGGGACCCTGCTGCGCTTCGTCTCCGACGGCGGGCGGCTGTCCAACGAGGCCGAGCACACCTTCTCCGGGGCGTCCGGGACCCTCGACTACGCGGTGACGATCGCCCTGACCGGCGCCGAGCCCACCGCCGCGGCGGCCGACTACCGCTCCCTGCTCAAGGAGCGCGGGCGGCTCGGCTCGCTCAGGGCGAAGATCGCGGCCAACCCCGAGGTCCAGAAGCTCATCGGCGCCTTCCACGCCTACACCTGGGGCGCCGGCAGCCGTGCCGAGGGCATCGCGCGGATGCGGGAGCTGGGGATCGGACGCATGTGGCTCGGCTACGACCCCGAGAGCGCGCCGATGGACGCCGAGGCGGTGGGCGCCGCCGACGACGCCGGGTACCTCGTCGGCCCCTACGACTCTTGGGCCAACGCCCAGGACCCCGCCGATTCCGACACGGCCCTGTCGGTCTGGCCCGACGGTGTCTACCCGCGTGACTGCGTCATCGAGGCCGACGGCACACCGAAGACCGGCTTCGGCGGCCGCGGCTGCTACCTGAGCTCCCAGGCCGTCGCCGACGGCGACGAGCTCCGGGAGTCCATCGCCGAGCGGGTGAGGGACCTGACCGCCAACGGCGCCACCGGCTACTTCCTCGACGTCGACGCCGCGGGTGAGCTCTTCGACGACCACAGCCCCGACCACCCGATGACCCAGGCCCGGGACCGCGACAACCGCATCGAGCGGATGCGCGGCCTGACCGAGGACGACGGCCTGGTCCTCGGCTCGGAGTCGGCCGTCGGCTGGGCCAATGAGGTGATCGCGTTCGACCACGGCTCCTCCACCCCGGTCGCCGACGGCCTGTGGGCGGCCCAGCGGGACCGGGAGAGCTGGGGCGCCTGGGCCCCGGCGAGCGGCCCGAAGTTCTTCTTCAAGCCCGCGACCCTGCCCGAGCCGGTCGCCACGGCCATGTTCGACCCCGCCTACCGGGTCCCGCTGTACCAGACCGTGCTGCACGACTCGGTGATCGGTACCGACCGCTGGGAGCTGCCCCTCTACAAGCTCCCCGACCGGAAGCGCGACCGTGTCCTGCTCGCGATGCTCTACAACACCCCGATCAACCTGGTGCTCAACGACGACGAGCTCGACGCGCACGGCGAGGAGATCGCCGAGCTGCAGAACTACTTCCAGCCGCTGCACGAGGCGGCGGCCACCGAGCCCATGACCGGCTTCGCCTACCTGTCCGACGACCATCTGGTGCAGCGCACCGGGTTCGGCGACGGGGCGCTGACCGTCACCGCCAACTTCGGCGACGCGGCCGACCCCGGCACCGGACTGCCGGGCGGCTGCGTCGAGGCGAGTGTCGACGGCGGTGCGCCCCGGCGCCTGTGCCCCGAGGCGGCCTGA